The following proteins are co-located in the Aggregatibacter aphrophilus ATCC 33389 genome:
- the glnS gene encoding glutamine--tRNA ligase produces MTNPETNLENTNPENARTHNFITQIIDEDLASGKHKSVHTRFPPEPNGYLHIGHAKSICLNFGLAKEYNGLCNLRFDDTNPVKEDVEYVDSIKADVEWLGFKWEGEPRYASDYFDALYGYAIELIEKGLAYVDELSPDEMREYRGTLTEPGKNSPYRDRSVEENLALFERMKNGEFAEGTLSLRAKIDMGSPFMVMRDPVIYRIKFASHHQTGDKWCIYPMYDFTHCISDAIERITHSLCTLEFQDNRRLYDWVLENISIERPLPHQYEFSRLNLEGTLTSKRKLLKLVNEGIVDGWNDPRMPTISGLRRRGYTPAALREFCRRIGVTKQDNVVEYSALEACIREDLNENAPRAMAVIDPVRVVIENFEGEEVLTAPNHPNRPELGERQLPFTKELYIDRADFREEANKQYKRLVLGKEVRLRNAYVIKAERVEKDVNGEITTIFCTYDPETLGKNPADGRKVKGVIHWVSAVHNHPAEFRLYERLFTVPNPGAEEDIESVLNPTSLVVKHGFVEQSLGNAEAEKGYQFEREGYFCADNKDSRAEHLVFNLTVSLKEGF; encoded by the coding sequence CAAATCCGGAAAATGCCCGTACGCATAACTTTATTACGCAAATTATTGATGAAGATTTAGCTTCAGGTAAACACAAAAGCGTTCATACCCGTTTCCCACCTGAGCCGAACGGTTATTTGCATATTGGTCACGCAAAATCTATTTGTTTAAACTTCGGCTTGGCAAAAGAATATAACGGTTTATGTAACCTACGTTTTGACGATACTAATCCGGTTAAAGAAGACGTGGAATACGTTGATTCAATTAAAGCCGACGTGGAATGGTTAGGTTTTAAATGGGAAGGTGAACCACGTTACGCTTCTGATTATTTTGATGCACTTTATGGTTATGCTATTGAGTTGATCGAAAAAGGGTTAGCGTATGTGGATGAACTTTCGCCGGACGAAATGCGTGAATATCGTGGTACATTGACCGAGCCAGGTAAAAACAGTCCATATCGTGACCGTAGCGTAGAAGAAAACTTAGCGTTATTCGAAAGAATGAAAAACGGTGAATTTGCGGAGGGCACACTCAGTCTTCGTGCAAAAATTGACATGGGGTCGCCGTTTATGGTGATGCGTGATCCTGTGATTTACCGAATTAAATTCGCCAGCCATCACCAAACCGGTGATAAATGGTGTATTTATCCAATGTACGATTTCACTCACTGTATTTCTGATGCAATTGAGCGTATTACACACTCATTATGTACCCTTGAATTCCAAGATAACCGCCGTTTATACGATTGGGTGTTAGAAAACATCAGCATTGAACGCCCATTGCCGCATCAATATGAATTTTCCCGTTTAAATTTAGAAGGCACATTAACCTCTAAACGTAAATTGTTGAAGTTAGTGAATGAAGGCATTGTGGATGGTTGGAATGATCCGCGTATGCCGACCATTTCCGGTTTACGTCGTCGCGGTTATACACCTGCTGCATTACGTGAATTCTGCCGTCGTATTGGTGTGACCAAACAAGATAACGTCGTGGAATATTCTGCACTTGAAGCATGTATTCGTGAAGATTTAAACGAAAATGCACCGCGTGCAATGGCAGTGATTGATCCTGTGCGTGTGGTGATTGAAAACTTTGAAGGCGAAGAAGTGTTAACCGCGCCGAATCACCCGAACCGTCCGGAATTAGGTGAGCGTCAATTACCGTTTACTAAAGAACTTTATATCGATCGTGCAGATTTCCGTGAAGAGGCAAATAAACAATATAAACGTTTAGTGTTAGGTAAAGAAGTGCGTTTACGTAATGCGTATGTAATTAAAGCTGAACGTGTAGAAAAAGATGTAAATGGTGAAATCACCACGATTTTCTGTACTTACGATCCAGAAACTTTAGGTAAAAATCCAGCGGATGGTCGTAAAGTGAAAGGGGTAATTCACTGGGTATCTGCAGTACATAATCATCCGGCTGAATTTCGTTTATACGAACGTCTTTTCACTGTGCCAAACCCGGGCGCTGAAGAAGATATTGAAAGTGTGTTAAATCCAACTTCATTGGTCGTGAAACATGGTTTTGTAGAACAAAGCCTTGGTAACGCGGAAGCCGAAAAAGGTTACCAATTTGAACGTGAAGGCTATTTCTGTGCTGACAATAAAGACAGTCGTGCAGAACATTTGGTATTTAACTTAACGGTAAGCCTAAAAGAAGGCTTCTAA
- a CDS encoding YcgN family cysteine cluster protein, whose product MQLDPNFWQHKHLLDMNDEEWEALCDGCGKCCYRKYIDGYGKHERLYYTRIACNLLDLETGKCGNYCERFKLEEDCTKLTKDNLPDFEWLPSTCAYRLLYEGKPLPQWHPLISGDPDSVKKANILIQHGIHEHDVIDWFDFILDEDH is encoded by the coding sequence ATGCAATTAGACCCTAATTTCTGGCAACACAAACACCTGCTCGACATGAACGACGAGGAATGGGAAGCGTTATGTGACGGCTGTGGAAAATGTTGTTATCGTAAATACATTGACGGTTATGGTAAACATGAGCGTTTGTATTACACGCGCATTGCTTGCAATCTGTTAGATTTGGAAACCGGAAAGTGCGGTAATTATTGTGAACGTTTTAAGCTGGAAGAAGATTGTACCAAGCTGACCAAAGATAACTTACCGGATTTTGAATGGTTGCCTTCCACCTGTGCTTACCGCTTGCTTTATGAAGGAAAACCTTTGCCTCAATGGCATCCGTTAATCAGTGGCGATCCTGATAGCGTGAAAAAAGCCAATATTTTGATTCAGCACGGTATTCATGAACATGATGTAATTGATTGGTTTGATTTTATTCTTGACGAAGATCACTAA
- the malQ gene encoding 4-alpha-glucanotransferase yields the protein MKVSESLKQSAEKIGISLSHYDIDGHLIYAPPDTVRYFTELLQPPNNRHINKGAFHDVFAAFENEPIHYDLIRLSLTDASSLHCSILDERGKKCFEQTFSSPQSLVLPSLPFGYYQLLLASAEQQFTVRLLVTPRTAYQPDVLKNKKAWGINVQLYSLRSKTNWGIGDFGDLAYLIEQGAKQGADFIGINPLHMLYPAVPNWASPYSSSSRRWLNFIYLDIPALPEFKLCRGVQNWFNTDEIQKQVISLREQASVDYTQITHLKLTALEGLFAFFKRSKSAQIIARRDEFNAFVKAQGAALLWQGLFNVLDRIEHQHQEAEENTIGWLGWRKEWQVLSESKRKALLKEHAEQVEFFAWLQWLTTQQLAELQERCRLVGMQLGIYGDLAVNSSRGSADVWSDPELYCVNASVGAPPDPLGPVGQNWNLPPYNPSVLKARGFQPFIDMLRANMQSFGVLRIDHVMGLFRLWLIPEGKTAADGVYVHYPFNELMAILAIESQRNQCLIIGEDLGTVPDEVRWKLNEFRIFSYFVLYFAQRNKMYPLKQDYPQHAFATIGTHDVPSLQSFWHCRDLELFGQLGILQGEVLTQKYEQRVIDKQALLDSLHRDNYLSPDYWGDALSMAMHDNLNRQIHRYLAESQSQLVGVQLENLLSQEISFNLPGTSTEYPNWRKKLSQSLELIFDDPHMTSFLSFINQARKA from the coding sequence ATGAAAGTTTCTGAGTCTTTAAAACAATCTGCCGAAAAAATCGGCATATCCCTTTCCCATTACGATATTGACGGACATTTAATTTATGCACCGCCGGACACTGTGCGTTACTTTACCGAGCTTTTGCAGCCACCAAACAATCGACACATAAATAAAGGTGCTTTTCATGATGTGTTTGCGGCCTTCGAAAATGAACCGATACACTATGATTTAATCCGCTTGTCCCTCACTGATGCCTCGTCATTACATTGTTCAATTCTTGATGAGCGAGGCAAAAAATGCTTTGAACAGACGTTTTCTTCTCCCCAATCTCTTGTATTACCTTCGTTGCCGTTTGGCTATTATCAACTCCTTCTTGCCTCCGCAGAACAACAATTCACCGTTCGTCTTTTGGTTACGCCGCGCACGGCATACCAACCGGACGTGCTAAAAAATAAAAAAGCTTGGGGCATTAATGTTCAATTATATAGCTTACGTTCTAAAACGAATTGGGGCATTGGTGATTTTGGCGATTTGGCTTATTTAATTGAGCAGGGCGCAAAACAGGGGGCCGATTTTATCGGCATTAATCCGTTGCATATGCTATATCCTGCCGTGCCTAATTGGGCAAGTCCATATAGTTCCTCCTCTCGCCGTTGGTTGAATTTTATTTATTTAGATATTCCTGCATTGCCTGAATTTAAACTCTGCCGAGGTGTGCAAAATTGGTTCAATACTGATGAAATTCAGAAACAAGTCATTTCTTTGCGTGAACAGGCGAGTGTGGATTATACGCAAATAACACATTTAAAACTGACCGCACTTGAGGGCTTATTTGCTTTCTTCAAACGCAGTAAATCCGCTCAAATTATTGCCCGCCGTGATGAATTTAATGCTTTCGTGAAAGCGCAAGGAGCGGCGTTGTTATGGCAAGGGTTGTTTAATGTGTTAGATCGTATTGAACATCAACACCAAGAAGCGGAAGAAAATACCATCGGTTGGTTAGGTTGGCGCAAAGAATGGCAAGTGTTAAGCGAGAGTAAACGTAAAGCGTTATTAAAAGAACATGCCGAACAAGTGGAGTTTTTTGCGTGGTTGCAATGGCTCACTACGCAACAATTAGCCGAATTACAAGAGCGTTGTCGATTGGTGGGAATGCAACTAGGGATTTATGGTGATTTAGCGGTTAACAGTTCCCGTGGCAGTGCAGATGTATGGTCAGATCCGGAACTATATTGCGTTAATGCCTCAGTGGGCGCACCGCCTGATCCGCTTGGTCCGGTGGGACAAAATTGGAATTTACCGCCTTATAACCCAAGCGTGCTCAAAGCTAGAGGATTCCAACCGTTTATTGATATGCTACGCGCCAATATGCAAAGTTTTGGTGTGTTGCGTATTGATCATGTGATGGGGCTATTTCGTTTATGGTTAATTCCGGAAGGCAAAACCGCCGCCGATGGTGTGTATGTGCATTATCCGTTTAACGAATTAATGGCTATTCTCGCCATTGAAAGCCAACGTAATCAATGTTTGATTATCGGTGAAGATTTAGGCACCGTGCCTGATGAAGTGCGGTGGAAATTAAACGAGTTTCGTATTTTCTCTTATTTCGTGTTGTATTTCGCACAACGCAACAAAATGTATCCGCTCAAACAGGATTATCCGCAACATGCCTTTGCCACTATTGGTACGCACGATGTGCCGTCACTACAAAGCTTCTGGCATTGCCGTGATTTAGAATTATTTGGTCAGTTGGGGATTTTACAGGGAGAGGTGTTAACACAAAAATATGAGCAACGGGTGATTGATAAACAAGCCCTGTTAGATAGTTTACACCGCGATAATTATTTATCGCCTGATTATTGGGGCGATGCTTTAAGTATGGCAATGCACGACAATTTGAATCGTCAAATTCACCGCTATTTGGCGGAAAGTCAAAGCCAATTGGTAGGCGTGCAATTAGAAAACTTATTAAGCCAAGAGATCTCTTTTAACTTACCGGGAACTTCAACGGAATATCCGAACTGGCGTAAGAAATTAAGTCAATCATTAGAACTGATTTTTGATGATCCGCACATGACGTCATTTCTTTCTTTCATTAATCAAGCCCGCAAAGCTTAG
- the glgB gene encoding 1,4-alpha-glucan branching protein GlgB: MTQLVAQSVINQFFDGTHSDPFAVLGMHETDNGIEIRALLPDADRVLVIEKENQTTLFELTRLDERGFFASVVPKTRDFFVYQLQVYWGKESQIIEDPYRYHPMINDLDQWLLSEGSFLRPYEVLGAHFIECDGVSGVNFRLWAPNAKRVSVVGDFNYWDGRRHPMRLHPSSGVWELFLPKVSLGQLYKFELIDCHGNLRLKADPYAFCSQLRPDTASQISALPDIVPMTEARRKANQWDQPISIYEVHLGSWRRNLENNFWLDYDQIGDELIPYVQEMGFTHIEFLPISEFPFDGSWGYQPLGLYSPTSRFGTPEGFRRLVKRAHEAGINVILDWVPGHFPSDTHGLAAFDGTALYEHADPREGFHQDWNTLIYNYGRNEVKNFLSSNALYWLERFGVDGIRVDAVASMIYRDYSRAEGEWIPNQYGGRENLEAIEFLKHTNWKIHSEMLGAISIAEESTSFGGVTHPLENGGLGFNFKWNMGWMNDTLSYMQKDPVYRQYHHNQMTFGMIYQYSENFVLPLSHDEVVHGKCSLLGKMPGDAWQKFANLRAYYGYMWGYPGKKLLFMGNEFAQGREWNYQESLDWFLLDEGIGGRWHIGVQQLVKDLNKIYRENAPLFELDSDPQGFDWLVVDDAQNSVFAFERQSRAGERVIVISNFTPVPRHDYRIGVNVAGRYHEILNTDSAFYEGSNVGNWGEVESEAIPSHNRENSISVTIPPLATVYLKLKDE, encoded by the coding sequence ATGACCCAATTAGTAGCGCAATCCGTTATCAATCAATTTTTTGATGGAACACATTCTGATCCGTTTGCCGTGTTAGGAATGCACGAAACCGACAACGGCATTGAAATTCGAGCGTTGTTGCCCGATGCCGATCGTGTGTTGGTGATTGAAAAAGAAAACCAAACAACACTCTTTGAATTAACACGCTTGGATGAACGGGGATTTTTCGCCAGTGTGGTGCCGAAAACACGAGATTTCTTTGTTTATCAATTACAGGTGTATTGGGGTAAAGAGTCACAAATTATCGAAGACCCATATCGTTATCACCCAATGATTAATGACTTGGATCAGTGGCTTTTATCAGAAGGTTCGTTCTTGCGTCCGTATGAAGTGCTAGGCGCGCATTTTATTGAATGTGACGGTGTATCGGGAGTGAATTTCCGTTTATGGGCGCCGAATGCTAAACGGGTTTCCGTGGTCGGTGATTTCAACTATTGGGATGGCCGTCGTCACCCGATGCGATTACATCCATCCAGTGGTGTGTGGGAGTTGTTTTTACCGAAAGTGTCATTAGGACAACTTTATAAATTTGAATTAATCGATTGCCATGGCAATTTACGCTTAAAAGCCGACCCTTATGCCTTTTGTTCACAGTTACGTCCCGATACAGCGTCACAAATTAGTGCGTTACCGGACATCGTGCCAATGACAGAAGCCCGTCGTAAAGCCAATCAATGGGATCAACCTATTTCTATTTATGAAGTACATTTAGGCTCCTGGCGTCGTAATTTAGAAAATAACTTTTGGTTGGATTATGACCAAATTGGTGATGAACTCATTCCTTACGTACAAGAAATGGGCTTTACCCATATTGAATTTTTACCGATTTCCGAATTCCCATTCGATGGTTCTTGGGGCTACCAACCGCTCGGCTTATATTCACCAACCAGCCGTTTTGGCACGCCGGAAGGTTTCCGTCGTTTGGTGAAACGTGCTCATGAAGCGGGGATTAATGTGATTTTGGACTGGGTGCCGGGACATTTCCCAAGCGATACTCACGGTTTAGCTGCCTTTGATGGAACCGCCTTGTATGAACACGCCGATCCGCGTGAAGGGTTCCATCAAGATTGGAACACCCTTATTTACAACTATGGTCGAAACGAAGTGAAAAACTTCCTCTCCAGTAACGCCTTATATTGGCTTGAACGTTTTGGCGTTGACGGTATTCGTGTGGATGCGGTGGCTTCCATGATTTATCGCGATTACAGCCGTGCTGAAGGGGAGTGGATTCCAAATCAATACGGCGGACGGGAAAACTTGGAAGCCATTGAATTCTTAAAACACACCAACTGGAAAATCCACAGCGAAATGCTGGGCGCAATTTCTATTGCAGAAGAATCCACTTCCTTCGGTGGTGTCACCCATCCATTGGAAAACGGCGGTTTAGGCTTTAATTTTAAGTGGAATATGGGGTGGATGAATGACACGCTCTCCTATATGCAAAAAGACCCGGTTTATCGCCAGTATCACCACAACCAAATGACATTCGGCATGATTTATCAATATAGCGAGAATTTCGTGCTGCCGCTTTCTCACGATGAAGTGGTACATGGAAAATGTTCTTTGCTCGGCAAAATGCCGGGGGATGCATGGCAAAAATTCGCTAACTTGCGTGCGTATTATGGCTATATGTGGGGGTATCCGGGCAAGAAATTGTTATTTATGGGTAACGAATTTGCCCAAGGTCGCGAATGGAATTATCAAGAAAGCTTGGATTGGTTCCTATTGGATGAAGGCATTGGCGGCAGATGGCACATCGGCGTACAACAATTAGTGAAAGATTTGAATAAAATTTACCGCGAAAACGCACCGCTCTTTGAGTTGGACTCTGATCCGCAAGGCTTTGATTGGTTGGTGGTGGATGATGCACAAAACTCAGTGTTTGCCTTTGAACGTCAAAGTCGTGCGGGTGAACGGGTGATTGTCATCAGTAACTTCACTCCGGTGCCACGCCATGATTATCGCATTGGTGTTAATGTCGCCGGTAGATATCATGAAATTTTGAATACCGACTCCGCTTTCTATGAAGGTTCTAATGTCGGAAACTGGGGTGAGGTGGAAAGCGAGGCGATTCCAAGCCATAACCGAGAAAACTCCATTTCGGTAACGATTCCACCATTGGCAACAGTATATTTGAAGTTAAAAGACGAGTAG
- the glgX gene encoding glycogen debranching protein GlgX, translated as MFRIHNNGTPTPLGYSQFIEQGETITNFALYSSVADAVELCLFAEGKKEQRFAMVKTDNVWHLALAGVTFGVQYAFRISAENDRTLANPNKLMLDPYAKGVVGKPDLSSAEVRSIFQLNDPRDNAEVAPKGLIINTEFDWKNDKAPNTPWSQTIVYEMHVKGFSQLQTALPETLRGTYAGLAHPHSLAYLKELGITAVELLPINYYVNEPHLQEKGLQDYWGYNPLAMFAVEPKYCSQANSENPLYEFKSMVKALHEAGIEVILDVVFNHTAESEKTFPTFSQRGIDDRTYYWQNEQGEYINWTGCGNMLNLSNDVTRKWVVDCLRYWVEESHVDGFRFDLGTVLGRESPDFNHYAKLFDDIVQEPSLQQVKFISEPWDIGHYGYQLGNFPHYFTEWNDRFRDDMTRFWLWKSGEVGAFAERFAGSGDLFKRETRPPHTTLNFITAHDGFTLRDLTSYNHKHNEANGEENRDGRNENYSYNHGIEGSQLDLNDEYQSAVENQRILAQSSLLATLLLANGTPMLLAGDEFANTQLGNNNTYCQDNEIAWLRWQDFNQELFDLTKQLIVVRKQIQSLCRDAWWSDDNVSWLNIGGEPMQVGDWHNRERKALQVVLDQQWLLLVNAKAEPQSFILPSTVNEQWKAVAGTTNLTIQQHQVEISGMAFCVLRKY; from the coding sequence ATGTTTAGAATTCATAATAACGGTACCCCAACGCCACTAGGTTATTCCCAATTTATCGAACAAGGTGAAACTATCACTAATTTCGCACTTTATTCCTCTGTGGCGGATGCAGTGGAGTTATGTCTCTTTGCAGAAGGCAAAAAAGAACAGCGTTTTGCCATGGTGAAGACAGACAATGTTTGGCACTTGGCACTTGCAGGCGTGACATTTGGTGTGCAATACGCCTTTAGAATCTCTGCTGAAAATGACCGCACTTTGGCCAATCCAAACAAGCTTATGCTTGATCCTTATGCCAAGGGGGTAGTGGGAAAACCGGATTTAAGTTCAGCAGAAGTACGGTCGATTTTTCAGTTAAATGATCCGCGCGACAATGCTGAGGTTGCACCGAAAGGGCTGATTATTAACACTGAATTTGATTGGAAAAATGATAAAGCCCCGAATACGCCTTGGTCTCAAACCATAGTGTATGAAATGCATGTAAAAGGCTTTAGCCAATTACAAACCGCCTTGCCGGAAACCTTACGCGGTACTTATGCAGGTCTGGCGCATCCACACAGTTTGGCGTATTTAAAAGAGCTAGGCATTACTGCGGTGGAATTATTGCCGATAAATTACTACGTAAATGAACCGCACTTACAAGAAAAAGGCTTGCAAGATTATTGGGGATATAACCCGTTGGCGATGTTTGCCGTGGAGCCGAAATATTGCTCACAAGCGAATAGCGAGAATCCGTTATATGAATTCAAAAGTATGGTGAAAGCTTTGCATGAAGCCGGCATTGAAGTAATTTTAGATGTGGTATTTAACCATACGGCAGAATCAGAAAAAACCTTCCCGACTTTTAGTCAACGCGGAATTGATGACCGGACGTACTATTGGCAAAACGAACAAGGGGAATACATTAATTGGACGGGCTGCGGCAATATGCTAAATCTATCCAATGATGTCACCCGAAAATGGGTAGTAGATTGCCTGCGTTATTGGGTAGAAGAGAGCCATGTAGATGGTTTCCGTTTCGATTTAGGCACGGTGTTAGGGCGTGAATCGCCGGATTTCAATCACTATGCCAAACTGTTTGACGACATTGTTCAAGAACCGAGTTTGCAACAGGTGAAATTTATTAGCGAACCTTGGGATATCGGGCATTATGGTTATCAACTAGGTAACTTCCCGCATTATTTTACCGAGTGGAACGACCGTTTCCGTGATGATATGACCCGTTTTTGGTTATGGAAAAGCGGCGAAGTCGGCGCCTTTGCAGAACGCTTTGCGGGATCTGGTGATCTGTTTAAACGGGAAACTCGCCCTCCACACACTACATTGAATTTTATTACTGCGCATGATGGTTTTACCTTACGTGATTTAACCAGTTATAACCATAAACATAACGAAGCCAACGGCGAAGAAAATCGTGACGGTCGCAATGAAAATTACAGTTACAACCACGGCATTGAAGGCAGTCAATTAGACCTTAATGACGAATACCAAAGTGCGGTGGAAAATCAGCGCATTTTAGCGCAAAGCAGTTTGTTGGCAACATTGTTATTAGCAAATGGCACACCGATGTTGTTAGCGGGCGATGAATTTGCTAATACCCAATTAGGCAATAACAACACCTATTGCCAAGATAACGAAATCGCCTGGCTCAGATGGCAGGATTTTAATCAGGAATTATTTGACTTAACCAAGCAACTCATTGTGGTACGCAAACAAATCCAAAGTTTATGCCGTGATGCTTGGTGGTCGGATGATAATGTCAGTTGGCTGAATATTGGCGGTGAGCCTATGCAGGTCGGTGATTGGCATAATCGTGAACGCAAAGCACTGCAAGTGGTATTAGATCAGCAATGGCTTCTCTTAGTTAATGCGAAAGCAGAACCACAGTCTTTTATATTACCAAGTACGGTAAATGAACAATGGAAGGCAGTGGCAGGTACAACAAACTTAACGATTCAACAACATCAAGTTGAAATAAGCGGTATGGCGTTTTGTGTGTTGCGGAAATATTAA
- the glgC gene encoding glucose-1-phosphate adenylyltransferase, whose protein sequence is MKSSLSQLPNKYDLVKDTLVLILAGGRGSRLHELTDKRAKPALYFGGNRRIIDFALSNCINSGLNRIGVVTQYAAHSLLRHLQKGWSFLPQERGEFIDMLPARQQIDDSTWYRGTADAVYQNMAIIRNHYKPKYILILAGDHIYKQDYSQMLLDHVTSGAKCTVGCIEVPRSEASEFGVMAVNENLKVKAFVEKPKDPPAMAGRPDTSLASMGIYVFTADYLYNMLNKEVNTPCTSHDFGKDVLPKCLEEGTLYAHPFSRSCMGRNTEGDIYWRDVGTLDSFWQSNIDLVSENPQLDIYDQTWPIRGNPVQAYPSKFFYKNANVKPVDNSLIGGGCVITDASISYSVLFDRIKIDEGSTIDHSVVLPEVTIGKNCVLKHCIIDRHCSIPDGMQIGVDRELDSKRFRISSTGKVVLVTPSMLKKLEGEEVFSEEHLD, encoded by the coding sequence ATGAAAAGTAGTCTTTCCCAATTACCCAACAAATACGATCTTGTCAAAGATACGCTTGTTCTCATTTTAGCCGGTGGCCGAGGCTCACGTCTTCACGAACTGACAGATAAACGTGCAAAACCGGCGCTTTATTTCGGGGGGAATCGTCGTATCATTGACTTTGCGCTTTCCAATTGTATCAATTCCGGTTTAAACCGCATTGGTGTGGTGACGCAATATGCGGCCCATTCATTGTTACGTCATTTGCAAAAAGGTTGGTCATTCCTGCCGCAAGAGCGTGGCGAGTTCATTGATATGTTGCCGGCGCGTCAACAAATTGATGATTCCACTTGGTATCGTGGCACAGCCGATGCGGTGTATCAAAATATGGCGATTATTCGCAATCACTATAAACCGAAATATATTTTAATTCTTGCCGGTGATCACATTTACAAACAAGATTACAGCCAAATGTTGTTAGATCACGTCACCAGCGGCGCAAAATGTACTGTAGGTTGTATTGAAGTGCCACGTTCCGAAGCCAGTGAGTTCGGGGTGATGGCAGTAAACGAAAATTTGAAAGTCAAAGCTTTCGTCGAAAAACCGAAAGACCCGCCGGCTATGGCAGGCAGACCTGACACTTCGTTAGCTTCTATGGGGATTTATGTGTTTACTGCAGATTATCTCTATAACATGTTAAATAAAGAAGTGAACACGCCTTGTACCTCTCATGACTTTGGTAAAGATGTATTGCCTAAGTGCTTGGAAGAAGGCACGTTATACGCCCATCCATTTAGTCGATCCTGTATGGGACGCAACACAGAAGGTGATATTTACTGGCGTGACGTGGGTACATTGGATAGCTTCTGGCAATCCAATATTGACTTGGTGTCTGAAAATCCGCAATTGGATATTTACGATCAGACCTGGCCGATTCGCGGTAATCCGGTACAAGCTTATCCATCAAAATTCTTCTATAAAAACGCCAATGTTAAGCCGGTGGATAACTCCCTTATCGGCGGTGGCTGTGTGATTACCGATGCGTCTATCAGTTATTCTGTCTTATTTGATCGCATTAAAATCGATGAAGGTTCGACTATCGATCATTCAGTCGTGTTACCGGAGGTCACTATCGGTAAAAATTGTGTATTGAAGCATTGTATTATCGATCGTCACTGTTCTATCCCTGACGGTATGCAAATCGGCGTTGATCGTGAATTAGACAGCAAACGCTTCCGTATCAGTTCTACCGGAAAAGTGGTTTTAGTCACCCCTTCCATGTTGAAAAAATTGGAAGGTGAGGAAGTGTTCTCGGAAGAACATTTAGACTAA